One window from the genome of Nicotiana tomentosiformis chromosome 5, ASM39032v3, whole genome shotgun sequence encodes:
- the LOC104087713 gene encoding uncharacterized protein, with the protein MEMECKRGGQIPVFGDWDNANEMPITQYFECARQAGLIRHSCHSSLEENTTDLYALHFHKPHFYAIPNAPQRKTKAAINKKRCPEQKWTGKAEKLKNDSGPTMKSATVAQRPTNPKPVDEDLYKIPPHLLPGYKRKRMFGFFSRCLAPPCKA; encoded by the exons ATGGAAATG GAGTGTAAAAGAGGTGGACAGATTCCAGTATTTGGAGATTGGGATAATGCAAATGAGATGCCAATTACACAGTATTTCGAGTGCGCAAGACAAGCAGGATTGATCCGCCATAGCTGCCATTCATCACTTGAAGAAAATACTACTGATCTTTATGCTCTTCATTTCCACAAACCTCACTTTTATGCTATCCCTAATGCTCCTCAAAGAAAG ACAAAGGCAGCAATAAATAAGAAGAGGTGTCCAGAGCAGAAATGGACAGGTAAAGCAGAGAAATTAAAGAACGACAGTGGGCCTACAATGAAGTCCGCAACAGTGGCCCAGCGGCCCACAAATCCCAAACCTGTGGATGAAGATCTCTACAAAATTCCTCCTCATCTTCTTCCCGGCTATAAGCGA AAGAGAATGTTTGGATTCTTCTCAAGATGCCTTGCTCCGCCTTGTAAGGCATAA